In Gopherus evgoodei ecotype Sinaloan lineage chromosome 10, rGopEvg1_v1.p, whole genome shotgun sequence, a single window of DNA contains:
- the SEMA4B gene encoding semaphorin-4B, which translates to MGLGLGLSLSLLAPALWALLLLSASEETVPRVSLRYDSSERPVWWFEKDGVTNYTTLLLSPDGGTLYVGAREFLFALNTSQFQPGPQHQLLPWSADEERKKQCVFKGKDPQRDCHNYIKILLQLNSSHLYACGTGAFSPVCTYLNVQNFGQARELLLEDGKGRCPFDPQYRSTAIMVDGELYAGTVSDFQGKEPTIYRSQESRISLKTENSLNWLQDPAFVGSAYLRESLPLGSSEGDDDKVYFFFSETGKEFDFFENTIVSRIARVCKGDLGGERVLQRRWTTFLKAQLLCSRPDDGFPFNVLQDVFVLTPDERHWRDTVFYGVFTSQWNKGGPGSSAVCAFAMHDVQKAFGGFYKEVNRETQQWYTDTSPVPEPRPGACITSRTRHMKINSSLQMPDRVLNFIKDHFLMDSAIRSQPLLLQSRVHYQQICVQRVQGLHHTYDVLFLGTDDGRLHKAVSVNQKVHIIEEICLFHAGHPVHKLLLDQSQGLLYAASYSAVAQVPLSNCSLYRSCGECVLSRDPYCAWSGEACLSVAQYHLQLPLHPQPWAQDIEDADTERLCQAGNVSLPIPRLLQPPAEGPQCQQIQLLPNAVRPLPCRLLSNLASRLWVHNGTQINSSYLVLPDGALILVGSQERLGTYECWSLEEGFQKLMASYCVGVEELPPVLHVPLDTAGRSLPGQDALETISSSRSTSAMGSVSSWQDGKSYWPEFLVMCTLFGAALLLLALFVLCRHQDSMKAFLKQGGSHRKVGLPVESLPLNGSSLPSTAPDHKGYQALTDSSISTPPHAPPGTSPAVSQSDRRPLSIRESFVEVSPACQRPRVRLGSEIRDSVV; encoded by the exons ATGGGGCTCGGGCTCGGGCTCTCGCTCTCCCTGCTGGCCCCGGCGCtctgggccctgctgctgctctcgGCCTCCGAGGAGACGGTGCCGCGGGTCAGCCTGCGCTACG ACTCCTCCGAGAGACCCGTGTGGTGGTTTGAGAAGGACGGAGTCACCAACTACACAACCTTGCTGCTGAGTCCGGATGGGGGGACCTTGTACGTGGGGGCCCGCGAGTTCCTCTTCGCCCTCAACACCAGCCAGTTCCAGCCTGGCCCGCAGCACCAGCTC CTGCCCTGGAGCGCGGACGAGGAGAGGAAGAAGCAGTGTGTGTTCAAGGGCAAGGACCCCCAG AGGGACTGTCACAATTACATCAAGATCCTGCTGCAGCTGAACAGCAGCCACCTGTATGCCTGCGGGACCGGCGCCTTCAGCCCTGTGTGCACCTACCTC AATGTGCAGAACTTCGGCCAGGcaagggagctgctgctggaggatgGGAAAGGCCGCTGCCCCTTCGACCCCCAATACAGATCTACTGCCATCATGGTCG ATGGTGAGCTCTACGCCGGGACCGTCAGCGACTTCCAGGGCAAGGAGCCGACCATCTACCGGAGCCAGGAGAGCCGCATCTCCCTCAAGACCGAGAACTCCCTCAACTGGCTGCAAG ACCCAGCCTTCGTGGGCTCAGCCTACCTGCGGGAGAGTCTGCCGCTTGGCAGCTCCGAGGGGGACGACGACAAGGTGTACTTCTTCTTCAGCGAGACCGGCAAGGAGTTCGACTTCTTCGAGAACACCATCGTGTCGCGGATCGCCCGCGTGTGCAAG GGGGATCTGGGTGGGGAGCGGGTGCTGCAGCGGAGGTGGACAACGTTCCTCAAGGCCCAGCTCTTGTGCTCGCGCCCTGACGACGGGTTCCCCTTCAACGTGCTGCAGGATGTCTTCGTGCTCACGCCGGACGAGCGGCACTGGAGAGACACGGTCTTCTATGGCGTCTTCACCTCCCAGTG GAACAAAGGGGGCCCTGGCAGCTCGGCAGTATGTGCCTTCGCCATGCATGACGTGCAGAAGGCCTTTGGAGGGTTCTACAAGGAGGTGAACCGTGAGACGCAGCAGTGGTACACGGACACTAGCCCCGTGCCAGAGCCCCGGCCAGGAGCG TGCATCACCAGCCGCACGCGGCACATGAAGATCAACTCCTCTCTCCAGATGCCAGACCGCGTGCTGAATTTCATCAAGGACCATTTCCTGATGGACAGCGCCATCCGGAGCCAGCCACTCCTGCTGCAGAGCCGCGTGCACTACCAGCAGATCTGCGTGCAACGCGTGCAGGGCCTGCACCACACCTACGATGTCCTCTTCCTGGGCACAG ATGACGGGCGACTGCACAAGGCCGTGAGTGTGAACCAGAAAGTGCACATCATCGAGGAGATCTGCCTTTTCCATGCCGGCCACCCAGTCCACAAGCTGCTGCTGGACCAGAGCCAG GGCCTGCTTTACGCTGCCTCTTACTCGGCAGTGGCCCAGGTGCCCCTCTCCAACTGCAGCCTGTACAGGAGCTGTGGGGAGTGCGTCCTGTCCCGGGACCCCTACTGCGCCTGGAGCGGGGAGGCCTGCCTTAGCGTCGCCCAGTACCACCTGCAGCTGCCGCTGCACCCCCA ACCCTGGGCCCAGGATATCGAAGACGCTGACACAGAGAGGCTCTGCCAAGCAGGCAACgtgtccctgcccatcccccgccttctccaacccccag CAGAGGGACCACAGTGCCAGCAGATCCAGCTCCTGCCCAACGCAGTCAGGCCCCTGCCGTGCCGGCTTTTGTCCAATTTGGCCTCGCGACTGTGGGTGCACAATGGGACCCAGATCAACTCCTCCTACCTGGTGCTGCCGGACGGAGCCCTCATCCTGGTGGGCAGCCAGGAGCGCCTGGGCACCTATGAGTGCTGGTCGCTGGAGGAGGGCTTCCAGAAGCTGATGGCGAGCTActgtgtgggggtggaggagctGCCCCCGGTGCTGCATGTGCCCCTGGACACAGCGGGCAGGTCCCTGCCCGGCCAGGATGCCCTGGAGACCATCAGCAGCTCCCGGAGCACCTCTGCCATGGGCAGCGTCTCCTCCTGGCAGGACGGCAAGAGCTACTGGCCCGAGTTCCTGGTCATGTGCACGCTGTTCGGggcggcgctgctgctgctggcactctTCGTGCTCTGCCGGCACCAGGACAGCATGAAGGCCTTCCTCAAGCAGGGCGGGAGCCACAGGAAGGTGGGGCTGCCCGTCGAGAGCCTGCCCCTCAACGGCAGCAGCCTGCCCAGCACGGCACCCGACCACAAGGGCTACCAGGCCCTGACTGACagctccatcagcaccccccCGCATGCGcccccaggcaccagcccagccgtCTCCCAGTCGGACAGGAGGCCCCTCAGCATCCGCGAGAGCTTCGTGGAGGTCTCTCCGGCCTGCCAGAGACCCCGGGTGCGGCTGGGCTCCGAAATCCGGGACTCCGTGGTGTGA